In one window of bacterium DNA:
- a CDS encoding serine hydrolase: MIDGTGMGMAFGGLNASLRDFARFGRLFLHRGRWNGRQIVPADWVAASTTPDAPHLMPGPKPGSENTMGYGYQWWLPEDWKGDFMALGVYNQMIYVDPNSNLVIAKHSANRDFQRNGFEPTRESLALWRAIAVDLAKMR; the protein is encoded by the coding sequence ATGATCGACGGCACAGGCATGGGAATGGCCTTCGGCGGATTGAACGCAAGCCTTCGCGATTTTGCCCGGTTCGGCCGGCTCTTCCTCCATCGGGGGCGCTGGAACGGCAGGCAGATCGTGCCCGCGGATTGGGTGGCCGCGTCCACCACCCCGGACGCCCCGCATCTGATGCCCGGCCCGAAGCCCGGAAGCGAAAACACGATGGGCTACGGCTACCAATGGTGGCTCCCCGAGGACTGGAAGGGCGACTTCATGGCGCTCGGCGTCTACAACCAGATGATCTACGTCGATCCGAACAGCAATCTCGTGATCGCCAAACACTCCGCGAACCGGGATTTCCAACGCAACGGGTTCGAGCCAACCCGCGAATCCCTCGCCCTGTGGCGGGCCATTGCCGTCGACCTCGCGAAGATGAGGTGA